The DNA region ACCGTGAATATGGTATTTCTCTTGCAAAAAACTCTTTGGAAGAGTTGTGTGGGGAATTTGATGCTGTTGTGTTAGGTGTAGCTCATGATGCTTTTAAAAATGAAGACATTCGCTCTTTCTTAAAAAACACGAATGGTGTAGTATATGATGTAAAGGGCGTTTTGAATAGAGAAATTATAGACGGAAGACTGTAGGTTATGCTTTCTGTTATTTGCCCCATTTATAATGAAGCAAAATATATTGATGTGTGCATTCAATCTATTTTGCTTCAAGATTATCCCAAAGAGGATCTGGAAGTGTTGTTTGTGGATGGCATGAGTAAGGATGGTACTCGCGACATAGTGTGTGGCTATTCTAAACAATACCCTTTTATCCGTTTGCTGGATAATGAAAAGCGCATAGTTCCGATAGCCATGAATATTGGGATAAAGGCATCAAAGGGGGATGTTGTCATGCGTTTGGATGCTCATGCGCAATATCCACCAAACTATTTCTCGGTATTAACGAAAGCGCTGAAGGCTTTGGATGCTGATAATGTTGGAGCCACTTGTCGGACGGATGTACTTAATAAGACACCTAAATCTTTAGCCATCAGAGAGGTGTTAAGTAATAGGTTTGGTGTCGGAAATTCCACATTCCGTTTAGGGGTTGACAAGGTGCTGGAGGTGGACACTGTTCCTTTCGGGTGTTGGAAAAGGGAGGTCTTTAATAAATATGGTTTCTATGATGAACGTCTGATTAGGAATCAGGATATAGAGTTGAACAAGCGTATAGTACGTGGAGGAGGACATATTTATATTGTGCCTGATACGTATTGTGTTTATTTAGCCCGTGAAACATTCAAAGGGTTGGTGAAGAATAATTTCGGAAATGGGAAATGGAATATATTGACTGTATATTATACTAAGCAAATAAAATCTCTTTCAATAAGGCATTTTATCCCATTGCTGTTTTTGTGTTCTTTGGTTTTACCTCTATTTTTTTCTTTCTTTTTTCTTCCATTTCTCTATTTGTCATATTTTTCTTTGCTACTATATTTATTAGTTATTTGTGGGATAAGTTTGGTTGTATCCATTCGTAAAAGACTCAATGTTTTTTATTTATTCATTACTTTCGTTTTCCTACATTTATCTTATGGATATGGTTCGTTAACGGGAATTTTAAGTTGTATTCATAATGGAAAGAATTGATTGTAGAAGTCATAAAGAAACTCTTTTTTCCTGGATATGGAGGAAAACTCATAAGGAAAACTTATCTCCTCCTTATTATTGTTATTATTCTCTATTTACTATTGTTTCAAAACCCATAAGAAAATGGTTTTCTGCAGTGTTGATACCGACTATTCCATTTTCAAATTTGAGGGTACAATGTTATAGATGGTGTGGCTACAAAATAGGTAAAAATACCTTTATAGGGATGCGTTGTTATTTGGACGACATGTGTTACGATATGATTGAAATAGGAAATAATGTGACTGTTTCTTATGGAGTATTTTTTGCTTGCCATGGTCGAAAACAAGGACATAACAAGTTGCTGATAAAAGATGGTGCTTATATTGGAATGAATAGTTCTCTAATTGCTCGGAGTGATGAGGGATTGATAATTGGAGAAAATTCAGTGGTTGGAGCTTGTAGCTTGGTTAATAAATCAGTTGCGGATGATTCTGTTGTGGCTGGCATTCCAGCTAAAGAAATAAGCAAAAGTAAGTAGGGCATATGTTTTTTAAATCTCTTTTCGACCATGGAGCCTCTTTCTTCGGTCTAATCTTTTTGTCCCCTGTCTTGTTGATTGTAGCTTTCCTGATTCGCATCAGGATGCCAGGCGGTCCTGTCATCTTCAAACAAAAGAGGGTGGGGCAATACGGGAGCCTATTTACCATGTATAAATTTCGTTCGATGTCTATCGATCATTCGGGGAGTTCTGTTTCCGTGAAAGGTGAGAGCCGTATCACTCCTTTGGGGGCGAAGTTGAGGAAGTACAAGCTGGATGAATTACCAGAATTATGGAATGTGCTAATAGGCGATATGAGCTTTGTGGGGCCTCGTCCCGATGTGCCGGGATATGCGGATAAATTGCAAGGAGATGATAGGAGGATACTTTTTTTAAAACCAGGTATCACAGGGCCTGCCAGTTTGAAATACCGGAATGAAGAAGAATTATTGGCTGAACAGGAAGATCCTCAAAAATACAATGATGAGGTACTGTTTCCTGATAAAGTGAGAATTAATATAGAATATTTGGATCACTGGTCTTTCTGGAATGATATTAAAATCATTATTTATACAATATTTGGAAAAGATTTGTAGTATCATAAAATGGTTATTTGTGCCCTATTATCTATGGCATAAATAACCTTTCTTTTTATACTCTTACTTTTCTATTTATCGTTTTCTTTTAATCATAATAATTTAATGGACAAGAGAATTTATCTTTGCCTTGCTCACATGAGCGGCAAGGAGCAGGCTTTTATAAAGGAAGCTTTCGATACTAATTGGGTTGTTCCTTTAGGTCCCAACGTGAATGCTTTCGAAGACGGACTGAAACATTTTGTAGGACAGGATAAGGAAGTTGTTGCTTTGTCTGCGGGTACGGCGGCCATCCATTTGGGATTAATCCAACTTGGTGTAGGAGTCGGTGATGAGGTTATCTGCCAGTCGTTTACGTTCTGCGCGTCAGCCAATCCTGTAGCTTACCAGGGAGCTAACCCTGTGTTTATCGACAGTGAGGAGGATACCTGGAATATGGACCCTGTTTTGCTGGAAGAAGCCATTAAGGACAGAATCTCGAAGACAGGTAAGAAGCCGAAAGCTATTCTTCCTGTTCATCTTTACGGTATGCCTGCCAGAATTGATGAGATTTGCGCGATAGCCGCTAAATATGAAATCCCTGTGTTGGAGGATGCTGCAGAGGCTTTGGGTTCTGAGTTCAAGGGACAGAAGTGCGGTACTTTCGGTACCTTTGGCGTCCTGTCTTTCAATGGCAATAAGATGATCACGACTTCGGGTGGTGGCGCTTTGATCGTTCCTGATGAAAGCACCAAGAAGCAAACCATGTTTTATGCTACGCAGGCTCGTGAACCTTTCCCTCATTACCAGCATGAAAAGATTGGTTACAATTATCGTATGAGTAATATTTGTGCTGGTATCGGTCGTGGTCAGATGACTGTATTGGATGAGCATATTGCGCATCACCGCCATGTACATGCGCTTTACGAGAAGGCTTTTGAAGGTGTGGACGGTATTACTTTGAAATCTAATCCTGATGGTCGTTTCAACGCTAATTATTGGCTGTCTACTATTCTGATAGATCCAGTGAAGACCGGTACTACCTATGATGAGGTCCGGTGTAAACTGGATGAACGGGGAATTGAGACCCGTCCCTTGTGGAAACCTATGCATTTGCAGCCTGTCTATGCCCATAATCCTTGTTATGTGAATGGAGTTTCTGAACGTTTGTTTAATATGGGTTTATGTATTCCTGCCGGTCCTTGGGTGACGGATGAAGATGTGGCTTATATTGTAGAGCAAATAAAAGGCTGTTGCAAAAAGTAGCAGTACAAATTATTGAATGATTATTAGGATAATCCAATGTTGTAAATTTACTTTACAGGAAATATATTGAGATATGGGTAAGTTTAAAGTATATAAGGAACAAGAACCGATACAGCAGAAAGCAAGTGAGTCTTTTGTTGCTTATTCAAAGATTGATCCTAGCATTGCTACCAGAGAACGGGACAATATAAAATCTGCAATTTCTGGTGAAGAATTATTGGATAGACTTCGCCCTCGTATAAAAGTCTTGTTTAAATGAAAGTTGTATTTGCATCTGAAGTTGAAGAGGATTTATATGAACTTATAGAAGTGCTTATTGAAAAAGAGTACTTAGGAACTTATCCTTTTGTTATTTCTTATGTAGAGGACTTAATTTCTGATATTCAACAAAACATATTTTATTAAGTATATTACTAATAATCACGTTTCCAGTCAGTATATTTTATAGACTATTTTGTAGGAGAAAGAAGAGTCGCTATCCACATAAGGATGGTGGCTTTTTTTGTTTGTGGATCGATTTCCACATAATTGTGGAAAAAATACTCAAAACAGAAAAATATTTTTTATTTTATAGTTGTTCAAGTAGTTGATATATAGCTAAATATAACTTTGATTATAGCTTTGGCATGCATCTTGCACTATATTATGTGAGAGCTAACAAGAAATGTTTAACTTAAACAATTAGAATTATGAAAAAGTTATTTTTAGCAGTAGCATTGGTAATGGGATTGGGTACTTCAGTAGCATTTGCTAACAACATGGTATCAGATGTTGAAATCGCAACGATGATCAACGAGTTTAAACCGATTGATGTAAAAGAACTCCCGCAGGCGGTTCAGGATGCCATCAAGGAAAACTACTCCGAAGCAACCATCAAAGAGGCAGCCGTTGAAGTTGCTGAAGATGGGACTAAGACTTACAAGGTAACATTGGTGGATGCAGCCGGTACTGAGAATCCGGTTCTCTTCAATGAAAAAGGAGAGATTCAGAAGTAATAGGTCTTTATTTATATCATAGTAAAAGGGAGGGGCAGAAATTTGATTTACTCATATCTGCTTCCTCCCTTTTTACTTTTATTTACTATTTGTATCTTTTTACATCGGTAAATTGGCAATTATGTTTTTTGAACATATTGGTAATTTACCTTCCTGCCCCATGTTTACGAATACTGTGGCGCAGAGTACTGTCCATTGGTCGCCATAAGTCATGGTACTGCTATGACTATAACCTAAACAATGCCCGTATTCGTGGAACATAGCTTGTCGGGGATAGTTATGAGGATTGGACCCCAGCGGTGTTGCATCAAAATAGACTCCGGTATAACAGTAGTCTGCTAATCCGTAAGTGTTGCCGCCTCCCAGACCGCCGACACCTGATACACATCCCAATACGAGTCCTCCATGGCTGCGGATTCTCTGGCGTAATGCATCCAGATTGATGGCATTTCCTCCGTTATCCTTCAGTTTGCCTTCATATTTGTTCATTTCTGTGTTAAACTCTTCGGAAGAGAACATGAAAGCCATATTGATGGCCAATGCCACCCCGTGACGACATAATAATGGATTCATGTGCCGCCAGTAAGCGTGTCCGTTGTCGGCTGAATAAGCTGAGAAACGGATGAACCACCGGCTGTCTATCTGCTCTATCTTCTTCATATACGGGTCTTCCGTCCGGATAATAAACGTGACATCGTCACCGGAAAGTTCCGGTTGTGCAGGTATCACTATCTTTCTGCCGCTGCTGGTGGTGAAGGTCCGGTCGGAACTTACAACGGGCAGCGGGAAAGTGGCTTCCATGAAAGGATAGATCGCATCGAAATGTGCCAATTCAAGGAATTCGGTACTGATTTTATTGAATCGGCATAGAATCGTCACATCATGAATCGTAACCGGTGAGAAGAATTTAACTTGTAATTGATGTTCAGCCGAGATAGATACTTGTAACGGTGCGTTTGCATAAAAGGAACGGTGCTTGCTGTCATAAAAGATGTTTCGTGGCTCGTTGGCTAGAAACATGGTGTCGGTTCCGAAGCGGGAGAAATCTTCCTCGCGGATATAAAGCAATCCGTCCAGGCTTTCCGGATGCCGGTAGTCAATGCTGATGTGGGATATACGGCCTGCCTCGATTTTGCAGTTACTGAAGCGGTATTTGTTTACAAACGATGTGCCGTCACTGCGGCTTGACTCGATATTTACAACTCCGGAAAGTGCCTCTTTACTGGGCAATGAGTAAAATGAACGGCTTTCCGTGATGTCGTATGATTCAATACCTTCTGTGCCGGAATATTCGCCATTGGCACCGAGACCGGTATATATTCCTTCGGCATTATCAAATGTGATGTCGATTTTGCGGATAAAACGCCACATATAATCGGACGAAACGTTCAAGTCTACATCAACTCTGCCTACACATCGCTCCAATGTCACCGTCTGCGATTCCGCAGCTTGTTCCTTGCCGATGTGCAACTCTATTTTTTTGTAAAAGTAGACATTGTCAAGGGGGGCTTTTGCCGCCTGATTCAGCAGCCAGGCATCCGACAATTGCTCGGGTTCGTTGATCGTCGCATCTGACTCCGCACTTGTGGTAGCTAGGAATACAACCGTATAGTCGCCGTATTCCAATCCTTCAATGGTCAGTTTGGAGAAGTCTGCTTCCAGCTTTTGATACAGCGGTTTGAGTATTTCTTCCCGGTCATCGGCAATGGCATACCACATGCGGGCAATCTTTTCTTTTTCCCCATTGCGTGTCTGTACGGCAGTGCCGTCTTCCTGCAATCCGAGAAGAAATGTTACCTGACCGGAGGCAGGCGGCATGAGGCCGGATTCCTGCTCAAGCTCATTTGAGCAACTTGCCAGCAGCAATGCCAGAAATAATAGTATGATTTTTGCAATCTTCATAGAATTCCTCCTTTATTTTTTTACACAACGTAAGGATGCAAACGCTTCCATCTGCAATTGTCTTTCGGAAATGGCAGTGGTTTCCTTACCTTCAAACGGCAACCAGTAAGTCCATGCATAGCCACCCGGACAGCCGTTACGTTCGCTTGTCCATAACACGGCTCTTTTTCCGAAAGCCGGATTATTGGTGGCAGATTTGTCGCCTTTTCCGCCTGCCAAGGGGATGATAAGGTAACGTCCGGTATCTTCTGAAGTAAATTTCACATAGTGTTGCGTTCCTGTTACACCGGTCGGGGTAGTCAGGGTTCCTTCGCCAATGTGGAGTGTAGCGGTTATTTTTTCTCCGTTTCCTGCTGTATAAGTGCCGGGGATTTCCTGTCCTTTGGGGAGAAGGGAATTCAGTTCGTTGCGGGTTGGCACACGGTAGCCTTCCGGACAAGGCATGTGGGTATCGTTTTGCCAGGGTATGTCGGCTGTTTGGTTACCCAGATTGTTTGAGGGGTTGTATCCTTGCCAGGGAACATACATATACTTCCGTCCATACTGGAACAAACCACCGATACTGCTGCCCCAACCATTATGGTACATCTCCTCAACAGTAGCACCGTCTAAGGGGTATACTTGGTCTTCCAGATCCCGGCTGCGTGCATTGAACGCCATCCAAATACTGCCACCCATTTCAACGGTCTCAATCTGCTTGTCGCTCGGAGCCACACGAATTTCTACATAATCATAAGAGCCGGTCAGCAAAGCATTTTTTAAATGTACCAGAATTGTATACCCCAGCCGGCCACTGCCTTGTGCGGTCACCGATACATTGAATGCCGACACTATGCCTTCTGTCTCTTCGGATACCGACATCCCGCTGAGATTCACATCATTGCCAATACCCTCGGTGCCCGATATGTCAATCCGGGTGTCGGAAACAAATGCCAGCTTCATGTCACTGACTCCTGTGGCGGGTACCTCTACTATATTATTCTCATAATCTACTGTTACTCCTTCCGGAATCTTGGATTGGGAAGCACTAAGCAGGATACGGTGCTCCGTATCTGGTTTCCCGATAATCGTTTCGCCTTCTTCCCAAGGCTTGATTTCGAAGATTCCTTCTATTGTAGCACCTACGTTGAGTACTGACAATTCGTAGACTTTGTTACGTTCTATACTGGGTAATTGCATCTCCAGTCTGATGGGGATTTCATCGTATGTACCACGCAGGATGATATGTACAGGACGGGTACTTTCGAAAATGCGGAATATTCCCTGTTGCTCTCCACCGAAAGCGGGATTAAATTTCTTTGAATACTTTACCGTTTTATCTGATGCGGAAGTGTTTTCGATGAACGGATATGTTTCAGCCGGAGCATCCTCCACGATTACTTCTTTGATTAATGTTTTGCTGTCTGCCGTGGTGTTCAAGTCTATACGGGCTACACCGCGTTTCATGCCGACGTTGATTTCCTGACCACTGCG from Bacteroides sp. MSB163 includes:
- a CDS encoding glycosyltransferase family 2 protein is translated as MLSVICPIYNEAKYIDVCIQSILLQDYPKEDLEVLFVDGMSKDGTRDIVCGYSKQYPFIRLLDNEKRIVPIAMNIGIKASKGDVVMRLDAHAQYPPNYFSVLTKALKALDADNVGATCRTDVLNKTPKSLAIREVLSNRFGVGNSTFRLGVDKVLEVDTVPFGCWKREVFNKYGFYDERLIRNQDIELNKRIVRGGGHIYIVPDTYCVYLARETFKGLVKNNFGNGKWNILTVYYTKQIKSLSIRHFIPLLFLCSLVLPLFFSFFFLPFLYLSYFSLLLYLLVICGISLVVSIRKRLNVFYLFITFVFLHLSYGYGSLTGILSCIHNGKN
- a CDS encoding acyltransferase — encoded protein: MERIDCRSHKETLFSWIWRKTHKENLSPPYYCYYSLFTIVSKPIRKWFSAVLIPTIPFSNLRVQCYRWCGYKIGKNTFIGMRCYLDDMCYDMIEIGNNVTVSYGVFFACHGRKQGHNKLLIKDGAYIGMNSSLIARSDEGLIIGENSVVGACSLVNKSVADDSVVAGIPAKEISKSK
- a CDS encoding sugar transferase, with amino-acid sequence MFFKSLFDHGASFFGLIFLSPVLLIVAFLIRIRMPGGPVIFKQKRVGQYGSLFTMYKFRSMSIDHSGSSVSVKGESRITPLGAKLRKYKLDELPELWNVLIGDMSFVGPRPDVPGYADKLQGDDRRILFLKPGITGPASLKYRNEEELLAEQEDPQKYNDEVLFPDKVRINIEYLDHWSFWNDIKIIIYTIFGKDL
- a CDS encoding DegT/DnrJ/EryC1/StrS family aminotransferase — translated: MDKRIYLCLAHMSGKEQAFIKEAFDTNWVVPLGPNVNAFEDGLKHFVGQDKEVVALSAGTAAIHLGLIQLGVGVGDEVICQSFTFCASANPVAYQGANPVFIDSEEDTWNMDPVLLEEAIKDRISKTGKKPKAILPVHLYGMPARIDEICAIAAKYEIPVLEDAAEALGSEFKGQKCGTFGTFGVLSFNGNKMITTSGGGALIVPDESTKKQTMFYATQAREPFPHYQHEKIGYNYRMSNICAGIGRGQMTVLDEHIAHHRHVHALYEKAFEGVDGITLKSNPDGRFNANYWLSTILIDPVKTGTTYDEVRCKLDERGIETRPLWKPMHLQPVYAHNPCYVNGVSERLFNMGLCIPAGPWVTDEDVAYIVEQIKGCCKK
- a CDS encoding FISUMP domain-containing protein; this translates as MNHPYKKIIVSALLGTLFLGACSDDAPSEGEGKQQAYSVVVKGITTSGSDSSEEIRDVSVFQFSDGNLYKMQQLTPESNGQSSISALSGSRLYFLTGVALPVQEGNITEEEFRNMTIGEGLHDNSAPDFMAAIVELESTPQTRSGQEINVGMKRGVARIDLNTTADSKTLIKEVIVEDAPAETYPFIENTSASDKTVKYSKKFNPAFGGEQQGIFRIFESTRPVHIILRGTYDEIPIRLEMQLPSIERNKVYELSVLNVGATIEGIFEIKPWEEGETIIGKPDTEHRILLSASQSKIPEGVTVDYENNIVEVPATGVSDMKLAFVSDTRIDISGTEGIGNDVNLSGMSVSEETEGIVSAFNVSVTAQGSGRLGYTILVHLKNALLTGSYDYVEIRVAPSDKQIETVEMGGSIWMAFNARSRDLEDQVYPLDGATVEEMYHNGWGSSIGGLFQYGRKYMYVPWQGYNPSNNLGNQTADIPWQNDTHMPCPEGYRVPTRNELNSLLPKGQEIPGTYTAGNGEKITATLHIGEGTLTTPTGVTGTQHYVKFTSEDTGRYLIIPLAGGKGDKSATNNPAFGKRAVLWTSERNGCPGGYAWTYWLPFEGKETTAISERQLQMEAFASLRCVKK